A DNA window from Caretta caretta isolate rCarCar2 chromosome 7, rCarCar1.hap1, whole genome shotgun sequence contains the following coding sequences:
- the ADO gene encoding 2-aminoethanethiol dioxygenase — MSANAGSSAGPGSSQPPAPGLAKRCPSGRDRIGYWAEPTGRGKTTSPRMQGAVRAGAEGRALPWSAAESSGRAGSAERDYLGGTMPRDNMASLIQRVAKQARITFRGPAPGPGFGENLHRLQQLLNEVQAEDLHLAPRGPAAVPGAGCSRAGAGAGAVPPVSYMHICETESFSMGVFLLRSGACIPLHDHPGMNGMLKVLYGSLRIACLDPLPPAAPPGARRRALLRSRQLYTPASPPCLLSPHTDNLHQIDAVDGPAAFLDILAPPYDPENGRDCHYYRLLEAPAGPAADPHALPREVWLLETPQAADFWCGGEPYPGPKVSP; from the coding sequence ATGTCTGCGAACGCGGGCAGCTCAGCAGGGCCAGGCAGTTCCCAGCCTCCAGCCCCCGGCCTAGCCAAGCGTTGCCCCTCCGGCAGGGACAGGATTGGGTACTGGGCAGAGCCTACTGGGCGGGGGAAGACTACAAGCCCCAGGATGCAAGGGGCCGTGCGCGCCGGCGCAGAGGGGCGCGCCCTGCCCTGGAGCGCGGCGGAGAGCAGTGGCCGGGCGGGCAGTGCCGAGCGTGATTACCTAGGCGGGACCATGCCTCGGGACAACATGGCCTCCTTGATCCAGCGGGTAGCCAAACAGGCCCGCATCACCTTCCGGGGCCCGGCGCCGGGGCCCGGCTTCGGCGAGAACCTGCAccggctgcagcagctgctgaatgAGGTGCAGGCCGAGGACCTGCACCTCGCCCCGCGGGGCCCGGCGGCCGTGCCGGGGGCGGGCTGCTCGCGGGCCGGGGCCGGAGCCGGGGCGGTGCCGCCGGTGAGCTACATGCACATCTGCGAGACGGAGAGCTTCAGCATGGGCGTGTTCCTGCTGCGGAGCGGGGCCTGCATCCCGCTGCACGACCACCCGGGCATGAACGGCATGCTCAAGGTGCTCTACGGCAGCCTGCGCATCGCCTGCCTGGACCCGCTGCCCCCCGCCGCGCCGCCCGGCGCCCGCCGCCGCGCCCTGCTCCGCTCGCGCCAGCTCTACACGCCCGCCTCGCCGCCCTGCCTGCTCTCGCCGCACACCGACAACCTGCACCAGATCGACGCCGTGGACGGGCCCGCCGCCTTCCTCGACATCCTGGCGCCCCCCTACGACCCCGAGAACGGCCGGGACTGCCACTACTACCGCCTGCTGGAGGCGCCGGCCGGCCCCGCCGCCGATCCCCACGCCCTGCCCCGGGAGGTGTGGCTGCTGGAGACCCCGCAGGCGGCGGATTTCTGGTGCGGCGGAGAGCCCTACCCCGGGCCCAAGGTCTCCCCTTGA